A single genomic interval of Macadamia integrifolia cultivar HAES 741 chromosome 6, SCU_Mint_v3, whole genome shotgun sequence harbors:
- the LOC122081921 gene encoding importin subunit alpha-9, which yields MTDESSPSHRRDPIKSSVGNIAAERRKQHAVSVGKERREALVRAKRLCRGGIIEDTEDVCLDKDMMIDEERTALDAQTSRTVEELKSAVQFQGKGAMQKKVECLCDLRRLLSKSEIPPVEAALKAGAVPILVQCLSFGLPDEQLLEAAWCLTNIAAGEPEQTKALLPALPLLIAHLGEKSSMPVAEQCAWALGNVAGEGEELRNILLVQGALPPLARMMLSNKGSTARTAAWSLSNLIKGPGPKAATELIKIDGVLDAIIWHLRKGDEELATEVAWVVVYLSALSNIATSMLVKSDVVELLVGKLATSGSLQLLIPVLRSLGNLVSGDTYTTTVVLVAGHAVTDNMISALIKCLSSEHRVLKKEGAWFLSNIAAGSLAHKQLIYSSEAIPLLLHLLSTAPFDIRKEVGYVLGNLCVAPTEGVGRPFVILEHLVPLVGRGCLPGFINLVRSADAEAARLGLQFLELVMRGMPNGEGPKLVEIADGIEAMERFQFHENEELRNMANGLVDKYFGEDYGLD from the exons ATGACGGATGAAAGTTCACCTTCGCACAGAAGAGACCCTATCAAGTCTTCAG TTGGAAACATTGCGGCAGAACGAAGGAAACAACATGCAGTTTCAgtggggaaagaaagaagagaagcatTAGTACGTGCAAAGCGTCTATGTAGAGGTGGTATTATTGAAGATACTGAGGATGTCTGCTTGGACAAAGATATGATGATTGACGAAGAGCGAACAGCTTTGGATGCTCAGACTTCTCGCACTGTAGAAGAATTGAAATCTGCTGTCCAATTCca GGGTAAAGGTGCAATGCAAAAGAAGGTGGAGTGCCTTTGTGATTTAAGACGCTTATTGTCAAAGTCTGAAATACCTCCTGTTGAAGCAGCCCTTAAAGCTGGAGCAGTACCTATTCTTGTTCAGTGCCTTTCATTTGGTTTGCCTGATGAACAG TTGCTTGAGGCAGCTTGGTGCCTTACAAACATAGCAGCTGGGGAACCAGAACAAACAAAAGCTTTATTGCCTGCATTACCTTTGCTTATTGCTCATCTTGGAG AGAAGAGTTCCATGCCTGTTGCTGAACAGTGCGCTTGGGCATTGGGGAATGTTGCTGGTGAAGGAGAGGAGCTGAGAAATATTTTGTTAGTTCAAGGAGCCTTACCACCACTTGCAAGGATGATGCTGTCAAATAAGGGTTCAACAGCGAGGACAGCTGCTTGGTCCTTGTCAAACCTAATCAAG GGACCTGGTCCTAAAGCTGCAACGGAGCTCATAAAAATTGATGGCGTACTGGATGCAATAATCTGGCACTTGAGAAAAGG GGATGAAGAGTTGGCCACTGAAGTAGCATGGGTAGTTGTATATCTTTCAGCTCTTTCAAACATTGCTACCAGTATGCTGGTAAAGAGTGATGTTGTTGAACTACTTGTTGGGAAACTGGCAACATCAGGCAGTTTACAGTTGCTCATTCCG GTCCTGCGAAGTCTTGGTAATCTTGTTTCAGGTGATACTTACACAACTACTGTTGTTCTTGTGGCTGGGCATGCTGTTACAG ATAATATGATATCTGCACTGATTAAATGTTTGAGTAGTGAGCACCGGGTCTTGAAAAAG GAGGGAGCTTGGTTTTTATCAAACATAGCAGCTGGTTCCCTTGCACACAAGCAGTTGATATATTCTAGCGAAGCAATTCCATTATTGTTGCATCTTCTTTCAACAGCACCGTTTGACATAAGGAAGGAAGTAGGATATGTACTGGGCAACTTATGTGTTGCTCCAACAGAGGGTGTTGGACGGCCATTTGTGATTTTGGAGCACTTGGTCCCACTTGTTGGTAGAGGTTGCCTTCCAGGATTTATTAATTTGGTGAGATCTGCTGATGCCGAGGCTGCAAGACTAGGACTTCAGTTCTTGGAGCTT GTCATGAGAGGGATGCCCAACGGTGAAGGACCAAAGCTTGTCGAGATAGCGGATGGAATTGAAGCTATGGAAAGATTTcaatttcatgaaaatgaagaacTGAGAAACATGGCAAATGGATTAGTTGATAAGTACTTTGGTGAGGATTATGGGCTTGATTAG
- the LOC122081228 gene encoding proteasome subunit beta type-4-like translates to MAADMGGSYGYTLRYKSVERLKPIGKHSLFGASGEISDFQEILRYLDELILHDNMWDDGNSLGPKEVHNYLTRMMYNRRNKFNPLWNSLVLGGVKNGQKYLGMVSMIGVHFEDNHIATGFGNHLARPILREEWHENISFEDGVKLLEKCMRVLLYRDVSAVNKLQIAKITEAGAVIYQPYSLKTFWGFSAFENPTKGAEGSW, encoded by the exons ATGGCTGCTGATATGGGAG GTTCCTATGGATACACTTTGCGTTACAAGAGTGTGGAGCGATTAAAACCAATTGGAAAACATTCCCTTTTTGGTGCAAGTGGAGAAATAAGCGATTTCCAGGAGATTTTACGTTATCTCGATGAACTTAT TTTACATGACAATATGTGGGATGATGGGAACTCTTTGGGGCCCAAAGAGGTTCACAACTATTTAACCCGGATGATGTATAATCGACGCAACAAATTCAATCCTCTGTGGAACTCACTTGTTCTTGGTGGAGTGAAAAATGGACAGAAGTATCTTGGAATG GTCAGTATGATTGGTGTTCATTTTGAGGACAATCATATAGCCACTGGATTTGGGAATCACCTTGCACGACCAATCCTTCGTGAGGAGTGGCATGAGAACATCAGTTTTGAAGATGGTGTTAAGCTACTGGAGAAATGCATGCGTGTACTTTTATACCGTGATGTGTCAGCTGTCAACAAACTTCAG ATTGCGAAGATCACAGAAGCAGGGGCAGTCATTTATCAGCCTTACTCATTGAAGACTTTCTGGGGATTCTCTGCTTTTGAGAATCCAACAAAGGGTGCTGAAGGATCATGGTAG
- the LOC122081179 gene encoding transcription factor GTE1-like gives MQELMRQFSTILRQITQHKWSWPFMAPVDVEGLGLHDYYEVIEKPMDFSTIKNQMEAKDGSGYKNVREICADVRLVFKNAMTYNDEKSDVHVMAKTLLAKFEEKWLQLLPKVIEEETRRKEEEAEVQLDMQRAQEAANAKLSRDISSELCEVDMHLEELREMVVQKCRKMSAEEKRKLGVGLSRLSPEDLSKALEIIVQKNPSFLATAEEVDLDMDAQSESTLWRLKFFVKEALEGNGKSSGSKGGNENSKRKREICDALAKTAKKRGKKLPS, from the exons ATGCAAGAGCTTATGCGCCAATTCTCCACAATATTGCGCCAG ATCACTCAGCACAAATGGTCATGGCCCTTTATGGCGCCTGTAGATGTCGAAGGTCTTGGCTTACATGACTACTATGAG GTTATTGAAAAGCCCATGGATTTTAGTACAATAAAGAATCAAATGGAGGCTAAGGATGGCAGTGGCTATAAGAATGTCCGAGAAATCTGTGCTGATGTGAGGTTGGTTTTCAAGAATGCAATGACATATAATGATGAAAAAAGTGATGTTCATGTGATGGCTAAAACTTTGTTGGCAAAATTTGAGGAGAAGTGGCTTCAACTTTTACCTAAAGTTATTGAAGAG GAAACACGGCGAAAAGAGGAGGAAGCAGAGGTACAGTTAGATATGCAGCGTGCCCAAGAAGCTGCTAATGCAAAGTTGTCTAGAGATATAAGTAGTGAG CTTTGTGAGGTTGATATGCATTTGGAGGAACTCAGAGAAATGGTGGTTCAAAAGTGCAG AAAAATGTCAgcagaagagaaaagaaaacttggTGTAGGCCTCAGCCGGTTATCTCCTGAAGATCTCAGTAAGGCGTTGGAGATTATTGTGCAGAAAAATCCGAGTTTCCTAGCCACAGCTGAAGAGGTGGACCTTGACATGGATGCTCAG AGTGAATCAACATTATGGAGGTTGAAGTTCTTTGTAAAGGAGGCGTTAGAAGGTAATGGCAAGAGTTCCGGGAGCAAGGGTGGCAATGAAAACTCCAAGcgaaaaagagaaatttgtgaTGCTCTTGCCAAGACTGCAAAGAAACGAGGTAAAAAGCTGCCCTCTTGA